In one Saccharibacillus brassicae genomic region, the following are encoded:
- the abc-f gene encoding ribosomal protection-like ABC-F family protein has protein sequence MRTWMIAKQLAKEWNGRTLFEKVDLEVTEGERLALFGRNGCGKTTLLRILAGMEQATEGSVERLLPLEEWGMMKQHEDVPADTTALERAYLEHGRLHALKRKLDRLAQHMGGSGEQAQQALEAYGPVLEAYEAEGGFQWENEVDKQLQRIGMPKPSWNLPYASLSGGQKTRVRLAALLAKSPKLLILDEPTNHLDEESLHWLEDQLRSYAGTLLFVSHDRQFIDEVATAVCELNPDGIVKYRGGYTEYQSHKERELREHEALHKKQEQQRKALEESIRNYQQWFLQAHSAASHQNEVKITQSYYKAKAKKNISRYHAKQKQLERLDAESVGSVRRAPKLNMKLEDEGFEARTLLRFEHVDFAYEGRDILRQIHLRLNRGDRLAVRGPNGSGKTTLLRLATGRLEPTSGRVALHPNVKIGYFSQELEGLPTGQTLLGSLLELPNMTQTQARTLLGCFLFPREDAFKRIGELSMGEKCRAAFIRLYFGGSNLLVLDEPNNYLDIETREVMESALMRYEGALLLVSHDRMLVRRAANRIAELDGQGGFTLFEGSLDEREEDLKRAERHPGGREDNERRLMLELKLAQLLRGEADSRADSEKRRPESGALPEAFSDEAMSEIREVKQKLAALSHLADRT, from the coding sequence ATGCGTACATGGATGATTGCCAAACAATTGGCCAAAGAATGGAACGGACGGACGCTGTTCGAAAAAGTGGACCTGGAAGTGACGGAAGGCGAGCGGCTGGCGCTGTTCGGACGCAACGGCTGCGGCAAGACGACGCTGCTGCGCATACTCGCCGGCATGGAGCAGGCGACGGAAGGCAGTGTGGAGCGGCTGCTGCCGCTCGAAGAATGGGGCATGATGAAGCAGCACGAAGACGTGCCGGCCGATACGACAGCACTCGAACGGGCGTATCTGGAGCACGGTCGCCTGCATGCGCTCAAGCGCAAGCTGGATCGCCTGGCGCAGCACATGGGCGGCTCCGGCGAACAGGCGCAGCAGGCGCTGGAAGCGTATGGCCCCGTGCTCGAAGCGTACGAAGCGGAAGGCGGATTCCAGTGGGAAAACGAAGTGGACAAGCAGCTGCAGCGGATCGGCATGCCCAAACCAAGTTGGAATCTGCCGTATGCGTCGCTCAGCGGCGGCCAGAAAACGCGGGTGCGCCTGGCCGCGCTGCTGGCCAAATCGCCCAAGCTGCTCATTCTCGACGAGCCGACCAACCATCTGGACGAAGAGAGCCTGCATTGGCTTGAAGACCAGCTGCGCAGCTATGCGGGTACGCTGCTGTTCGTCTCGCACGACCGGCAGTTTATCGACGAGGTGGCGACCGCCGTCTGCGAGCTGAACCCGGACGGCATCGTGAAATACCGCGGCGGCTACACCGAGTACCAGAGCCACAAGGAACGCGAACTGCGCGAACACGAAGCGCTGCACAAAAAGCAGGAGCAGCAGCGCAAAGCGCTCGAAGAGTCGATCCGCAATTACCAGCAGTGGTTCCTGCAGGCGCATAGCGCCGCGTCGCACCAAAACGAAGTCAAAATTACGCAGAGCTATTACAAAGCCAAAGCCAAAAAGAACATTTCGCGCTATCATGCCAAGCAGAAGCAGCTGGAACGGCTCGATGCCGAAAGCGTAGGCAGCGTGCGCCGGGCACCCAAGCTGAACATGAAACTTGAAGACGAAGGCTTCGAAGCGCGCACGCTGCTGCGGTTCGAGCACGTGGACTTTGCTTACGAAGGCCGGGACATTTTGCGGCAGATCCATCTGCGGCTGAATCGCGGCGACCGCCTGGCGGTGCGCGGCCCGAACGGAAGCGGGAAAACGACGCTGCTGCGCCTGGCTACCGGCCGGCTTGAGCCGACAAGCGGCCGCGTCGCCCTGCATCCGAACGTCAAGATCGGCTATTTCTCGCAGGAGCTGGAAGGGCTGCCGACCGGGCAGACGCTGCTAGGCAGCCTGCTGGAACTGCCGAACATGACGCAGACGCAGGCCCGTACGTTATTGGGATGTTTTCTGTTTCCGCGCGAAGACGCATTCAAGCGGATCGGCGAGCTCAGTATGGGCGAGAAGTGCCGGGCGGCGTTTATCCGGCTGTACTTCGGAGGGTCGAACCTGCTCGTGCTCGACGAGCCGAACAATTATCTCGATATCGAGACGCGCGAGGTGATGGAGTCGGCGCTTATGCGCTACGAAGGCGCGCTGCTGCTCGTCTCGCACGACCGGATGCTGGTGCGCCGGGCGGCGAACCGGATCGCGGAGCTGGACGGGCAGGGCGGCTTCACGCTGTTCGAAGGCAGTCTCGACGAACGGGAAGAAGACCTGAAGCGGGCAGAGCGTCATCCCGGCGGCCGCGAAGACAACGAGCGGCGCCTGATGCTGGAGCTGAAGCTTGCGCAGCTGCTGCGCGGCGAAGCGGACAGCCGGGCGGACAGCGAGAAGCGCAGACCGGAGAGCGGCGCGCTGCCGGAGGCGTTCTCGGACGAAGCGATGAGCGAGATTCGCGAGGTGAAGCAGAAGCTTGCGGCGCTGTCGCATCTTGCGGACAGAACGTAG
- a CDS encoding LacI family DNA-binding transcriptional regulator has translation MTKNISDIAQMAGVAKSTVSRYLNGGSVSAKTKQKLERITREAGYVPNTFAQSLKAKRTHLIGTIVPRLDSFAAAQTMTGIDEELRTAGGRMLVYNAGQDPQREIEAMQDLARQKVAGIILMPAQVTDEHLRAAEAAGIPVLLVGQGSNRLHSLVYDDYRAGLLMGRHVLGMGHRRIAYLGVTEDDEAVGRRRKEGFRAAAADCADCDISYYESSFAIGDARLAAETILDECAPSLIVCATDNLALGVVKTAHLRGLSIPSQLSVTGFGGYEVTAIINPELTTVRFPYYEAGKHAARSMLKLTAGEEVERLTVLDVELLARESVDNLNKPSV, from the coding sequence ATGACCAAAAACATCTCGGATATCGCGCAGATGGCGGGCGTCGCCAAAAGCACGGTCTCCCGTTACCTGAACGGCGGCTCCGTCAGCGCCAAAACGAAGCAGAAGCTCGAACGCATTACCCGGGAAGCCGGTTACGTGCCGAACACGTTCGCCCAGAGCCTCAAAGCCAAACGGACCCATCTGATCGGCACCATCGTGCCCCGGCTCGACTCGTTCGCGGCCGCGCAGACGATGACCGGCATCGACGAAGAACTGCGGACGGCGGGCGGACGGATGCTCGTCTATAACGCGGGGCAGGACCCGCAGCGGGAGATCGAAGCGATGCAGGACCTGGCCCGGCAAAAAGTGGCGGGCATCATCTTGATGCCGGCGCAGGTGACGGACGAGCATCTGCGGGCAGCCGAAGCGGCAGGCATTCCGGTGCTGCTCGTCGGCCAGGGCAGCAACCGGCTGCACAGTCTTGTGTACGACGATTACCGGGCCGGCCTGCTGATGGGACGCCATGTGCTCGGCATGGGGCATCGCCGCATCGCCTACCTCGGCGTGACCGAAGACGACGAAGCGGTCGGGCGGCGGCGCAAAGAAGGCTTCCGGGCCGCGGCGGCAGACTGCGCAGACTGCGACATTTCGTATTACGAGAGCAGCTTCGCCATCGGAGACGCGCGCCTCGCGGCCGAAACGATCCTCGACGAATGCGCGCCTTCGCTGATCGTCTGCGCTACCGACAATCTCGCGCTCGGCGTCGTCAAAACGGCGCATCTGCGGGGATTGTCGATCCCGTCGCAGCTGTCGGTTACCGGCTTCGGGGGTTACGAGGTCACGGCGATCATCAACCCGGAATTGACGACCGTCCGTTTCCCGTACTACGAAGCCGGCAAGCATGCGGCGCGCAGTATGCTGAAGCTGACCGCCGGGGAAGAAGTGGAACGCCTGACGGTGCTGGACGTCGAGCTGCTCGCCCGAGAAAGCGTTGACAATTTGAATAAGCCTTCGGTATAA